The Terriglobales bacterium genome segment GGGCGGGCCCTTCACCGGGCCGGACAGCATCCTCGTGGACGACTTTTTCGCGCAATCCAAGAAGGTGAAGGTAGGCCAGAAGATCGAGGTGCTGAACCACGAATTCACGGTGTGCGGCATCGTGGAGCACGGCAAAGGGGCGCGCAAGTTCCTGCCCCTGCGCTCGCTGCAGGAGCTGGTCGGCGCCCAGGGCAAGGCGTCGATCTTCTACGTCAAGCTGGACGACGCCCGCAACGCCGACAGCGTGGCCGCCGCCATCCGCCAGGTGCCGGGGATGGAAAAGTACGTCGTGCGTTCCATGCGCGAATACCTCTCCCTGATGACCATGGGCAATCTGCCCGGGCTCTCCATCTTCATCGACGTGGTGATCGGCGTGGCGGTGGTGATCGGCTTCATCGTCATCTTCCAGGCGATGTACACGGCGGTGATGGAGCGGACGCGCGAGATCGGCATCCTGAAGTCGCTGGGAGCGTCGAAGCTTTACATCGTGAACGTGATCCTGCGCGAGACCCTGCTGCTGGCGGTGGCCGGGATCGTGCTGGGCATAGCCTGCAGCTATGCGGCGCGGGCGGGGATTGTGCGCCACTTCCCCACCCTGCGGGTGGCCGTCCCCCAGCACTGGCTGATGCGTGCGGCCCTGATCGCCCTCGGTGGAGCGGTGCTGGGCGCCATCTATCCGGCCTTCAAGGCGGCGCAGAAGGACCCCATCGACGCGCTGGCGTACGAATAGCCGCCAGGATGCAGTTCCTGCGTTGACAGTGCGCGCTCGGCTCCGGTATCCTTAAGACTTTGCTGCTCCGTGGGTTACCCGTCTTGGGGCCTTGCCGTTCGTGCGGGGTCGTTCCAGCGGTCTTCGGAAGCGTCTTTAAATCTGGGAGAGTCTTTGATGTCAACCTATTTCCCCAAAGAGGGGGAAATTGCGCGCAAGTGGTATGTCGTGGATGCGGACGGGCAGACGCTCGGCCGCCTGGCGACGCGCGTTGCAAGCATCCTCGCGGGCAAAGAAAGCACCAAATACACCCCCTTCATCGATGCCGGGGACCATGTGGTGGTGATCAACGCCGCCAAGGTGCGCCTGACCGGCATGAAGGCTGAGAACAAGGTTTATCACCACTACACCGGGTTCCCCGGCGGGTTGCGGACCGAGGAGTACAAGAAGCGCTTTGCGCGCAAGCCGGAGACCGTGGTGGAGGACGCCATCGTCGGTATGTTGCCGCATACCAAGCTGGGGCGCGCCATGGCCAAGAAGCTGAAAGTCTATCGCGACAACAAGCATCCGCACGCGGCGCAGAAGCCAGAAGCGCTCGCCCTCGAGGGCAAGCGGGCATAGAGATGGTGAATCCAGGAAAGGTTCAGTAGCAG includes the following:
- a CDS encoding FtsX-like permease family protein, producing the protein AGVLQKIEHVEVVSPVITQLSTAGTLEVIYGIDLDSFQMLGGPFHYLSGGPFTGPDSILVDDFFAQSKKVKVGQKIEVLNHEFTVCGIVEHGKGARKFLPLRSLQELVGAQGKASIFYVKLDDARNADSVAAAIRQVPGMEKYVVRSMREYLSLMTMGNLPGLSIFIDVVIGVAVVIGFIVIFQAMYTAVMERTREIGILKSLGASKLYIVNVILRETLLLAVAGIVLGIACSYAARAGIVRHFPTLRVAVPQHWLMRAALIALGGAVLGAIYPAFKAAQKDPIDALAYE
- the rplM gene encoding 50S ribosomal protein L13, translated to MSTYFPKEGEIARKWYVVDADGQTLGRLATRVASILAGKESTKYTPFIDAGDHVVVINAAKVRLTGMKAENKVYHHYTGFPGGLRTEEYKKRFARKPETVVEDAIVGMLPHTKLGRAMAKKLKVYRDNKHPHAAQKPEALALEGKRA